Proteins from one Mycolicibacter virginiensis genomic window:
- a CDS encoding sirohydrochlorin chelatase — translation MRASRLVTTTLVLTAHGSRDPRAAANTHAIAGHLRRVAPEYAVRVAFCEHSSPNLRDVLREAGGNGGDTIVVPLLLASAYHARVDIPAMIAESGVAVRVAPTLGEDSRLVQVLGERLSSAGASRFDPELGVVVVAVGSSRPAANAQTATIAAPLSRGTRWAGVEVAFATEGPQPSVPEAVERLRARGATRLMIAPWFLAHGRITDRVAAYAAQAGIPVAEPLGAHRLVAATVLDRIEDVLTAQSAA, via the coding sequence ATGCGGGCTTCACGCCTCGTGACCACCACGCTGGTGCTGACCGCGCACGGCAGCCGGGATCCGCGCGCGGCGGCCAACACCCATGCGATCGCCGGGCACCTGCGCCGGGTCGCGCCCGAATACGCCGTGCGGGTGGCGTTCTGCGAACACAGCAGCCCGAACCTGCGCGATGTGCTGCGCGAAGCCGGCGGCAACGGCGGCGACACCATCGTCGTGCCCCTGCTGTTGGCCAGCGCCTACCACGCCCGCGTCGATATTCCGGCGATGATCGCGGAGTCCGGCGTCGCCGTGCGAGTCGCTCCAACGCTGGGTGAGGACAGCCGCCTGGTGCAGGTCCTCGGCGAACGCCTGTCGAGCGCCGGCGCCTCGCGGTTCGACCCGGAGCTGGGCGTCGTGGTGGTCGCGGTGGGCTCGTCGCGTCCTGCGGCCAACGCCCAGACCGCCACGATCGCGGCCCCGTTGTCTCGCGGAACACGTTGGGCCGGAGTCGAAGTCGCGTTCGCCACTGAAGGTCCCCAGCCTTCGGTGCCCGAGGCCGTCGAACGGTTGCGGGCACGCGGTGCCACGAGGCTGATGATCGCCCCGTGGTTTTTGGCCCACGGCAGAATCACCGACCGGGTCGCCGCCTACGCCGCACAGGCGGGAATCCCGGTGGCCGAGCCGCTCGGCGCGCACCGCCTGGTGGCCGCAACCGTGCTGGACCGCATCGAAGACGTCCTGACGGCACAGAGCGCCGCCTGA
- a CDS encoding flavin-containing monooxygenase — translation MARGQIYQTLIVGAGFSGIGAAIKLAEAGLAGDDEIIILERSDRVGGTWRDTRYPGAACDIPSLLYSFSFVANPTWSRAYPSAGEICAHIEDMVDRFDLRRHIRFGTEVTGLTFDEGAGVWTVSAGRTKFRTRTVVLASGPLPDSRFPALRGLDSYTGHKIHSARWDHDYDFTGKRVAVIGTGASAVQIIPELVEQAGFVKVFQRTPGWVIPRLDMAVPAAVQELFAKVPAAQQLARQALFWGHEASATALVWNTPLSGLVAQLGKAHLRATVKDPWLRRQLTPDFTPGCKRMLISSDYYPALQRDNCKLISWPIATLSPSGIRTSDGVEHHLDAIVFATGYDVHLTGPPFPVTGLDGRSLASDWSGGGQAFKSIQTHGYPNLFFMTGPNSGPGHNSLLVYVEGQIDYVVRAIGAIRRGHLRYLDVRDAVQRRHNEQIQRRLGKTTWMTGCRSWYLTEDGFNASMYPGFATQYLRQMRSFRLADYHAVA, via the coding sequence GTGGCCCGCGGGCAGATCTACCAGACACTGATCGTTGGTGCCGGATTCAGCGGAATCGGCGCGGCAATCAAACTGGCCGAGGCGGGCCTGGCCGGCGACGACGAGATCATCATTCTGGAACGCAGCGACCGGGTCGGCGGCACCTGGCGCGACACCCGCTATCCCGGTGCGGCGTGCGACATTCCGTCGCTGCTGTACTCCTTCTCCTTCGTCGCCAACCCCACCTGGTCGCGGGCCTACCCTTCAGCCGGCGAGATCTGTGCGCACATAGAGGACATGGTCGACCGGTTCGACCTGCGCCGCCACATCCGGTTCGGCACCGAGGTCACCGGGCTGACTTTCGACGAGGGCGCCGGAGTATGGACAGTGTCGGCCGGGCGCACGAAATTTCGGACCCGCACCGTGGTGCTGGCATCCGGACCGCTGCCGGACTCCAGATTCCCGGCCTTGCGCGGGCTGGATAGCTACACCGGCCACAAGATCCACAGCGCCCGCTGGGATCACGACTACGACTTCACCGGCAAACGGGTCGCGGTCATCGGCACCGGCGCCAGTGCGGTGCAGATCATCCCAGAGCTGGTCGAACAAGCCGGATTCGTCAAGGTCTTTCAGCGCACTCCAGGCTGGGTGATCCCCCGGCTGGACATGGCCGTGCCGGCCGCGGTGCAGGAGCTGTTCGCCAAAGTCCCAGCGGCCCAACAGCTTGCTCGCCAAGCACTGTTCTGGGGGCACGAGGCCAGCGCCACCGCGCTGGTATGGAACACCCCGCTCAGCGGACTGGTCGCTCAACTGGGCAAAGCCCACCTGCGCGCGACAGTCAAGGATCCGTGGTTACGTCGCCAGCTCACCCCGGACTTCACCCCCGGCTGCAAGCGCATGCTGATCTCCAGCGACTACTACCCGGCGCTGCAGCGCGACAACTGCAAGCTGATCTCCTGGCCGATCGCCACTCTCAGTCCATCGGGCATCCGCACCAGCGACGGCGTGGAACACCACCTGGACGCCATCGTGTTCGCGACCGGCTATGACGTACACCTGACCGGCCCGCCCTTTCCGGTCACCGGACTGGACGGCCGGTCACTGGCCAGCGACTGGAGCGGCGGCGGTCAGGCCTTCAAGAGCATTCAGACCCACGGCTACCCGAACCTTTTCTTCATGACCGGCCCCAACTCCGGACCGGGACACAACTCACTGCTGGTCTACGTCGAAGGCCAGATCGACTACGTGGTGCGTGCCATCGGCGCGATCCGCCGGGGACACCTGCGCTACCTCGACGTGCGTGACGCTGTGCAACGTCGCCACAACGAGCAGATTCAGCGCCGGCTGGGCAAGACGACCTGGATGACGGGCTGTCGCAGCTGGTACCTGACCGAGGACGGTTTCAACGCGTCGATGTACCCGGGGTTCGCAACGCAGTATCTTCGGCAGATGCGCAGTTTCCGCCTCGCCGACTACCACGCGGTGGCATGA
- a CDS encoding nitrite/sulfite reductase produces the protein MTATPTAPPSKAKRSEAQWALGETEPVNHNEQFKQEDPALNVQARIVDVYSKQGFDSITKDDLRGRFRWMGLYTQREQGYDGTFTGDENADLLEAKYFMMRVRCDGKALSAAAMRTLGQISVDYARNTADISDRNNLQYHWIEIEKVPEIWEQLDAVGLQTIEACGDCPRGLLGSPLAGESLDEVLDPSPALDEIVRRYIGNPEFANLPRKFKTAVSGLPDVAHEINDISFIGVNHPEHGPGLDLWVGGGLSTNPMLAQRLGAWVPLDEVPDVWEAVTSLFRDYGYRRLRSKARLKFLVKDWGIGKFREVLEREYLGRPLIDGPAPEQHTATVDHVGVQKTRNGHNAVGVAPISGRVNGATLLKVAELMEQVGSDRARFTPYQKLVILDVPDDKVDGLVAELDALGLPANPSPWRRNLMACTGLEFCKLSFVETRVRAQSLVPELEQRLDDLNAVLDVPVTVNINGCPNSCARIQVADIGFKGQMIDDGNGNSVPGFQVHLGGSLGADSGFGRKLRQHKVYSDELGDYIERVVRNFIKQRSAGERFAQWAVRAEEDDLR, from the coding sequence ATGACCGCCACTCCGACCGCTCCCCCGAGCAAGGCCAAGCGCAGCGAGGCCCAGTGGGCGCTCGGCGAGACCGAACCGGTCAACCACAACGAGCAGTTCAAGCAGGAAGACCCGGCGCTGAACGTGCAGGCCCGGATCGTCGATGTGTACTCCAAGCAGGGGTTCGACTCCATCACCAAGGACGACCTGCGCGGGCGCTTCCGCTGGATGGGCCTCTACACCCAGCGTGAGCAGGGCTATGACGGCACCTTCACCGGCGACGAGAACGCTGACCTGCTGGAGGCCAAGTACTTCATGATGCGGGTGCGCTGCGACGGCAAGGCGCTGTCGGCCGCCGCGATGCGGACCCTGGGGCAGATCTCGGTCGACTACGCCCGCAACACCGCAGACATCTCCGACCGCAACAATCTGCAGTACCACTGGATCGAGATCGAGAAGGTCCCAGAGATCTGGGAGCAGCTGGACGCGGTCGGGCTGCAGACCATCGAGGCCTGCGGCGACTGCCCGCGCGGCCTGCTCGGGTCACCGCTGGCCGGGGAATCGCTGGACGAGGTGCTCGACCCCTCCCCCGCGCTCGACGAAATCGTGCGCCGGTACATCGGCAACCCGGAGTTCGCGAACCTGCCGCGCAAGTTCAAGACCGCCGTCTCCGGTCTGCCGGACGTCGCCCACGAGATCAACGACATCTCCTTCATCGGCGTCAACCACCCCGAGCACGGCCCCGGCCTGGACCTCTGGGTGGGCGGCGGCCTGTCCACCAACCCGATGCTGGCCCAGCGCCTGGGCGCGTGGGTGCCGCTGGACGAGGTCCCCGACGTGTGGGAGGCCGTCACGAGCCTGTTCCGCGACTACGGCTACCGCCGGCTGCGGTCCAAGGCCCGGCTGAAGTTCCTGGTCAAGGACTGGGGTATTGGAAAATTCAGGGAAGTTCTGGAACGGGAATACCTGGGACGGCCGCTGATCGACGGGCCGGCACCCGAGCAGCACACCGCGACTGTCGACCACGTGGGGGTGCAGAAGACCCGCAACGGCCACAACGCGGTCGGGGTGGCCCCGATCTCCGGTCGGGTGAACGGCGCCACGCTGCTCAAGGTCGCGGAACTGATGGAGCAGGTCGGTTCCGACCGGGCCCGGTTCACGCCGTACCAGAAGCTGGTCATCCTCGACGTTCCCGACGACAAGGTCGACGGCCTGGTGGCGGAGCTGGATGCGCTGGGTCTGCCGGCCAACCCGTCGCCGTGGCGACGCAACCTGATGGCCTGCACCGGACTGGAGTTCTGCAAGCTGTCGTTCGTCGAGACCCGGGTGCGCGCCCAGAGCCTGGTCCCCGAACTCGAGCAACGCCTCGACGACCTCAACGCCGTCTTGGACGTGCCGGTCACGGTCAACATCAATGGGTGCCCGAACTCGTGCGCCCGCATCCAGGTGGCCGACATCGGGTTCAAGGGCCAGATGATCGACGACGGCAACGGCAATTCGGTCCCCGGCTTCCAGGTGCACCTCGGTGGCAGCCTGGGCGCCGACAGCGGGTTCGGCCGCAAGCTGCGCCAGCACAAGGTCTACAGCGACGAACTCGGCGACTACATCGAGCGGGTGGTGCGCAACTTCATCAAACAACGCAGCGCCGGTGAGCGTTTCGCCCAGTGGGCGGTGCGTGCTGAAGAAGACGATCTGCGATGA
- a CDS encoding MerR family transcriptional regulator, with protein sequence MTAPDRPAKPDSIAGVLANLRRIPRRVRRESREVIEAAVTQLFEIVVRHPGGDTASREYRIDDLARLGGTTTRNVRVYRDRDLLPPPRRVGRIALYNDTHLTRLRLITSMLDRGYTIAHVKEMIGAWEQGKDLGDILGLESAIAGSWTTEQPETMPRAEAEQRIGDPPAMRRLVALGVIRLNEADALATITRPKLIDAFNEVRGYGIAIDKLIDLYEQSLPHIDAISQMLVRAGAEHVLTRIQPGAPLPADTEIAELIGMLVRFRTQAVASVTATLASSIESTIESMVSGLLTESLLH encoded by the coding sequence ATGACCGCACCGGATCGTCCCGCCAAGCCCGACTCCATCGCCGGGGTGCTGGCGAATCTGCGGCGGATCCCCCGCCGGGTGCGGCGCGAATCCCGCGAGGTGATCGAGGCCGCGGTGACCCAGCTCTTCGAGATCGTAGTGCGCCACCCGGGCGGCGACACGGCATCCCGGGAGTACCGGATCGACGACCTGGCTCGACTGGGCGGCACCACCACCCGCAACGTGCGGGTCTACCGGGACCGGGATCTGCTCCCACCGCCGCGACGGGTCGGGCGGATCGCGTTGTACAACGACACCCACCTGACCCGGCTGCGGCTGATCACCTCGATGCTCGACCGCGGCTACACCATCGCGCACGTCAAAGAGATGATCGGCGCCTGGGAGCAGGGCAAGGACCTCGGCGACATCCTGGGACTGGAAAGCGCGATCGCCGGTAGCTGGACCACCGAACAGCCCGAGACCATGCCACGCGCGGAAGCCGAGCAGCGAATCGGCGACCCGCCGGCAATGCGGCGGCTGGTGGCGCTCGGGGTGATCCGGCTCAACGAGGCCGACGCGCTGGCCACCATCACCCGGCCCAAGTTGATCGATGCCTTTAACGAGGTCCGCGGCTACGGCATCGCCATCGACAAACTGATCGACCTCTACGAGCAGTCGTTGCCGCACATCGATGCGATCAGCCAGATGCTGGTGCGAGCCGGCGCCGAGCACGTCCTGACCCGGATTCAGCCCGGAGCACCCTTGCCCGCCGACACCGAGATCGCCGAGCTGATCGGCATGCTGGTGCGGTTCCGCACCCAGGCCGTCGCATCCGTGACCGCCACCTTGGCCTCGTCGATCGAATCGACCATCGAGTCGATGGTCAGCGGCCTGCTCACCGAGTCCCTGTTGCACTGA
- the hemW gene encoding radical SAM family heme chaperone HemW, with protein sequence MTPTPTAVALPDAAPAQRGHDGPFGVYVHVPFCFTRCGYCDFNTYTPAELGGANPDAWVAALDKELELAAARLGRQPADTVFVGGGTPSLLGGPRLARVLDQVRKHFGLAEDAEVTTEANPESTSPEFFETILAAGYTRVSLGMQSVSPRVLATLDRIHSPGRPVAAAREARAAGFEHLNIDLIYGTPGETVDDLLRSVDAALEAGVDHVSAYSLIVEDGTALARRVRRGELPAPEGDVAAHRYELVDARLRAAGMDWYEVSNWSRPGAACRHNLGYWNGGRWWGAGPGAHSYDGALRWWNVKHPNTYAQLLEQGALPVAGFEELSEADRHTEDVMLRLRMRDGLALADLGADERERAATAVADGLLHIDDERLVLTDRGRLLADAVVRSLLA encoded by the coding sequence ATGACCCCGACCCCGACTGCCGTAGCGCTGCCCGACGCGGCGCCGGCCCAGCGCGGCCACGACGGCCCGTTCGGGGTGTATGTGCACGTGCCGTTCTGTTTCACCCGGTGCGGCTACTGCGACTTCAACACCTACACCCCGGCGGAGCTCGGCGGCGCAAACCCCGACGCCTGGGTGGCCGCGCTGGACAAGGAACTGGAACTGGCCGCCGCCCGGCTGGGGCGCCAGCCGGCTGACACGGTATTCGTGGGAGGCGGCACGCCGTCGCTGCTGGGCGGCCCGCGGCTGGCGCGCGTGCTCGACCAAGTGCGCAAGCACTTCGGACTGGCCGAGGACGCCGAGGTCACCACCGAGGCGAACCCTGAGTCGACGTCGCCGGAGTTCTTCGAGACGATCCTTGCCGCCGGCTACACCCGGGTGTCGCTGGGCATGCAGTCGGTGTCGCCGCGCGTGCTGGCCACCCTGGACCGCATCCATTCGCCGGGCCGGCCGGTGGCGGCGGCGCGCGAGGCGCGTGCCGCCGGCTTCGAGCACCTCAATATCGACCTGATCTACGGCACCCCCGGCGAGACCGTTGATGATCTGCTGCGTTCGGTGGACGCCGCGCTCGAGGCGGGTGTGGATCACGTCTCGGCCTACAGCCTGATCGTGGAGGACGGCACCGCGCTGGCCCGTCGGGTGCGGCGCGGGGAGTTACCGGCTCCCGAGGGTGATGTGGCGGCGCACCGCTATGAGCTGGTCGACGCCCGGCTGCGGGCGGCGGGGATGGACTGGTACGAGGTGTCCAACTGGAGCCGGCCCGGCGCGGCCTGCCGGCACAACCTGGGCTACTGGAACGGCGGCCGATGGTGGGGTGCGGGCCCGGGCGCGCACAGTTACGATGGCGCGCTGCGTTGGTGGAACGTCAAGCACCCCAACACTTATGCGCAGCTATTGGAGCAGGGCGCGCTGCCGGTGGCCGGCTTCGAGGAGCTCTCCGAGGCCGACCGGCATACCGAGGACGTGATGTTGCGGCTGCGGATGCGTGACGGTCTGGCGCTGGCGGATCTGGGTGCCGACGAGCGTGAGCGCGCCGCGACCGCGGTTGCCGACGGACTGCTGCACATCGACGATGAGCGGCTGGTGTTGACCGATCGTGGTCGGCTACTGGCCGACGCGGTGGTGCGCTCGCTGTTGGCTTAA
- a CDS encoding iron reductase: MTSTGEDPLIARMVIRRRFALHESCTRLRQLHPQCPRTYGVAVLADVNKRRWFPLDSVFTIDRLRIRFDETAALTDRRAAGNVLAARLIHEVLGRLLPLVLLEGRAWDTGLENLWVHFDRDNDIDWVAVVDPTVRALPDDPWINGTDERSHTDTVVVLPSESALTTWAAHRCHRTLAPLFVRLHAVCEGAISISSMWQLLGSTVVVAAAQLPRRTEQDEAISFRRSQAILDAMVGFGLPVRGPAMSAVQPRTALRRVPTSTVSSSGGHQL, from the coding sequence GTGACGTCCACGGGCGAGGATCCCCTTATCGCGAGAATGGTAATTCGTCGGCGGTTCGCGTTGCACGAATCGTGTACCAGGCTTCGCCAGCTCCATCCGCAATGCCCACGAACCTACGGCGTCGCGGTTCTCGCTGACGTCAACAAGCGCCGATGGTTCCCCTTGGATTCGGTCTTCACCATCGATCGCCTGCGGATCCGCTTCGACGAGACCGCCGCTTTGACCGATCGACGCGCGGCAGGAAACGTACTGGCTGCCCGCCTGATCCACGAGGTGCTGGGCCGACTTCTCCCCCTGGTGCTACTCGAGGGACGCGCGTGGGACACCGGTCTGGAGAACCTGTGGGTGCACTTCGACCGGGACAACGACATCGACTGGGTGGCCGTTGTCGACCCGACCGTGCGGGCACTTCCCGACGATCCCTGGATCAACGGGACGGACGAGCGCTCTCACACCGACACGGTGGTGGTGCTGCCGAGCGAGTCGGCCCTGACCACCTGGGCGGCCCACCGCTGCCACCGAACCTTGGCGCCGCTGTTCGTCCGGCTCCACGCGGTGTGCGAGGGCGCGATCTCGATCTCGTCGATGTGGCAGCTTCTGGGATCGACGGTGGTGGTGGCCGCCGCTCAGCTGCCGCGCCGCACCGAGCAGGACGAGGCCATCAGCTTCCGGCGAAGTCAGGCCATCCTGGACGCAATGGTCGGCTTCGGCCTGCCGGTGCGGGGGCCCGCCATGTCGGCGGTCCAGCCGAGGACGGCCCTACGTCGGGTCCCCACCAGCACCGTATCGAGTTCGGGCGGGCACCAACTGTGA
- a CDS encoding metal-sensitive transcriptional regulator translates to MLDDEDSVKSVLNRLRRAHGQLAGVIAMIEGGRDCKDVVTQLAAVSRALDRAGFKIVASGLRECLAGESAGGKAPLTEDELEKLFLALA, encoded by the coding sequence GTGCTTGATGACGAAGACAGCGTGAAGTCGGTGTTGAACCGGCTGCGCCGTGCGCACGGCCAGCTCGCCGGAGTGATCGCGATGATCGAAGGCGGCCGCGACTGTAAGGACGTGGTCACCCAGCTTGCCGCGGTCTCGCGGGCGCTGGACCGGGCGGGCTTCAAAATCGTCGCGAGTGGGCTTCGCGAATGCCTGGCCGGTGAATCCGCCGGCGGCAAGGCGCCGCTTACCGAGGACGAGCTCGAGAAGCTGTTCCTGGCCCTGGCCTAG
- a CDS encoding transglycosylase family protein, producing the protein MRKFTALTAGVLLVGAAELSGAASADPIDWEAIALCESGGNWSADTGDGGYGGLQISAADWDSNGGVGLPSQATKQQQIAVAKRIMANRGPGAWSECVPRSGAASTVPVGSLTHYVTTLYEDTPGTGAPAD; encoded by the coding sequence ATGAGGAAGTTCACAGCGTTGACGGCGGGCGTGCTGCTGGTCGGGGCCGCCGAGTTGTCCGGCGCGGCGAGCGCCGATCCGATCGATTGGGAAGCCATCGCCCTGTGCGAGTCCGGCGGGAACTGGTCGGCCGATACCGGCGACGGCGGCTATGGCGGGCTGCAGATCAGCGCGGCGGACTGGGACAGCAACGGCGGGGTGGGACTGCCCTCGCAGGCCACCAAACAACAGCAGATCGCCGTCGCCAAGCGCATCATGGCCAACCGGGGCCCCGGGGCCTGGTCGGAATGCGTGCCGCGCAGTGGTGCCGCCTCGACCGTGCCGGTCGGCTCGCTGACCCACTATGTGACGACGCTCTACGAGGACACCCCCGGGACCGGCGCGCCAGCCGACTGA
- a CDS encoding salicylate synthase encodes MSEVGVETVSEAASSVLLPPGVEPADLAAALAAELPEGDGQEYLLYERGGRWTLAAGVRAAVELDSDELRTVRDGVVRREHWRGRPAAVLGEAVDRLLLEAAEVFGWVAFEFGTYRFRLQERLAPGTALARVFWPQTRIVVTAEKVELFGHSDRAVAVLERLLADGVPALAEPAPVVVDVDGAGYRDRVATAVDEIRAGAYRKVILSRCVDVPFALDFPSTYRLGRRHNTPARSFLLRLGGIRALGYSPELVAEVRGDGVVVTEPLAGTRARTGDPAIDAVVRAELESDAKEIVEHAISVRTSVDEITEVAEPGSTVVADFMTVRERGSVQHLGSTVRGQLDPARDRMDALEALFPAVTASGIPKSAGIDAILRLDECPRGLYSGAVVMFTADGGLDAALTLRAAYEGDGRCWLRAGAGVIAESRPEREFEETCEKLATLAPYLIAQR; translated from the coding sequence GTGTCAGAGGTCGGTGTCGAAACAGTCTCCGAAGCTGCGTCGTCGGTGCTGTTACCGCCGGGCGTCGAGCCGGCTGATCTGGCTGCCGCGCTGGCCGCTGAGCTCCCGGAGGGTGACGGTCAGGAATACCTGCTCTACGAGCGTGGCGGACGTTGGACCCTGGCTGCCGGCGTGCGCGCCGCCGTCGAGCTGGACAGTGACGAGTTGCGCACGGTCCGTGACGGGGTAGTTCGTCGCGAACACTGGCGGGGTCGGCCGGCCGCAGTGCTCGGCGAAGCAGTGGACCGGTTGCTGCTCGAGGCAGCTGAAGTATTTGGCTGGGTGGCTTTCGAATTCGGCACTTACCGGTTCAGGCTGCAGGAACGGCTGGCGCCGGGCACCGCGCTGGCGCGGGTGTTCTGGCCGCAGACCCGCATCGTGGTCACCGCCGAGAAGGTCGAGCTGTTCGGCCACAGCGACCGGGCGGTAGCGGTGCTGGAGCGGCTGTTGGCCGATGGCGTTCCCGCGCTGGCCGAGCCGGCGCCGGTCGTGGTCGACGTCGACGGTGCCGGCTATCGCGATCGGGTGGCGACCGCGGTCGACGAGATCCGCGCCGGTGCCTACCGCAAGGTGATCCTGTCGCGCTGCGTCGACGTGCCGTTCGCGCTGGACTTCCCTTCGACTTACCGACTGGGTCGGCGGCACAACACTCCGGCTCGGTCATTCTTGTTGCGGCTGGGCGGGATTCGGGCGCTCGGGTACAGCCCGGAGCTGGTCGCCGAGGTGCGGGGCGACGGCGTGGTGGTCACCGAGCCGCTGGCCGGGACGCGTGCTCGCACGGGCGATCCCGCAATCGACGCGGTGGTTCGAGCCGAGCTCGAGTCCGATGCCAAGGAGATCGTGGAGCACGCCATCTCGGTCCGCACATCGGTGGACGAGATCACTGAGGTCGCCGAGCCTGGCAGTACCGTTGTTGCGGACTTCATGACCGTGCGCGAGCGGGGGAGCGTGCAGCACTTGGGGTCGACGGTGCGCGGGCAGCTGGATCCTGCCCGGGACCGGATGGATGCCCTCGAAGCGCTGTTCCCCGCGGTCACCGCGTCAGGGATCCCCAAATCGGCCGGAATCGACGCAATCCTGCGGCTCGACGAGTGCCCGCGAGGTCTGTACTCCGGTGCGGTGGTGATGTTCACGGCCGATGGTGGCCTCGACGCCGCGTTGACGCTGCGAGCGGCCTACGAGGGCGACGGGCGCTGCTGGTTGCGAGCCGGGGCGGGCGTCATCGCCGAGTCGCGGCCCGAGCGAGAATTCGAGGAGACCTGCGAGAAGCTGGCCACCCTGGCGCCATATCTGATCGCCCAGCGCTGA
- a CDS encoding Ms4527A family Cys-rich leader peptide has product MSFAHADHNFAPVRKIFGIHGIIGAVTAAYCTSSGVALVARRHIDFKRVCSCRCLP; this is encoded by the coding sequence ATGAGTTTTGCTCACGCTGATCACAACTTTGCGCCGGTAAGGAAGATTTTCGGCATCCATGGCATAATCGGCGCTGTGACCGCCGCCTACTGCACCTCGTCCGGGGTTGCCTTGGTGGCTCGGCGGCATATCGATTTCAAGCGTGTTTGCAGCTGTCGCTGTCTGCCTTGA
- a CDS encoding SDR family NAD(P)-dependent oxidoreductase: protein MILGRSPKRSHGASAVVTGAGSGIGAAFAIELARRGSAVVCSDIDDDAARGTVEAITGAGGRATAVHCDVSAIDEVTALADTAQSWFGHPPTLVINNAGVGAGGQPIGEMALDDWTWTLGINLWGPIHGCHVFTPILREARSEQPRGIINVASAASFGAAPEMAAYNVSKAGVLSLSETLAAELSGTGIGVTVLCPTFVKTNIVESGRITAQSSEAANLLMRWTGLSAQRVARDCLDTHDRGGLYCMPQLDAKISWNIKRFAPETFTRTIGLAFRASAALPGRSD from the coding sequence ATGATCCTTGGCCGATCGCCCAAGCGCAGCCATGGGGCCTCCGCCGTCGTCACCGGCGCGGGAAGCGGCATCGGAGCCGCGTTCGCCATCGAGCTCGCCCGCCGCGGCAGCGCCGTGGTCTGCAGCGACATCGACGATGACGCCGCCCGGGGCACCGTCGAAGCCATCACCGGCGCGGGTGGCCGCGCCACCGCCGTGCACTGCGACGTCTCAGCGATCGACGAGGTCACCGCGCTGGCCGACACCGCGCAGTCCTGGTTCGGCCACCCGCCCACCCTGGTGATCAACAACGCCGGCGTCGGTGCCGGCGGGCAGCCGATCGGCGAGATGGCGCTGGACGACTGGACCTGGACGCTGGGCATCAACCTGTGGGGCCCTATCCACGGCTGTCACGTGTTCACCCCGATCCTGCGCGAGGCGCGATCCGAGCAACCCCGCGGCATCATCAACGTCGCCTCCGCCGCATCGTTCGGCGCCGCCCCGGAAATGGCGGCCTACAACGTCAGCAAGGCCGGTGTGCTGTCCCTGTCGGAGACCTTGGCAGCCGAGCTGTCCGGTACCGGCATCGGCGTCACCGTGCTGTGCCCGACCTTCGTCAAGACCAACATCGTCGAATCCGGCCGAATCACCGCCCAATCCAGTGAGGCGGCCAACCTGCTGATGCGTTGGACCGGGCTCTCCGCCCAACGCGTTGCCCGCGACTGCTTGGACACGCATGACCGAGGCGGGTTGTACTGCATGCCGCAGCTGGACGCCAAGATCAGTTGGAACATCAAACGTTTCGCGCCGGAGACATTCACCCGAACCATCGGACTGGCATTCCGGGCCAGTGCGGCATTGCCAGGTAGGTCCGACTAA
- a CDS encoding phosphoadenylyl-sulfate reductase, with product MRPHSEAELRELAAKGAAELDGASATELLEWTDANFGGVNGLDGSAGPASCNYVVASNMADAVLVDLAAKVRAGVPVLFLDTGYHFAETIGTRDAVEAMYDIALVNVTPEQTVAEQDATHGKDLFGSNPALCCRLRKVEPLSRTLHNYSAWVTGLRRVEAPTRANAPLISFDEQFGLVKVNPIAAWSDEEFDAYIVANNVLVNPLIDEGYPSIGCAPCTIKPAAGADPRSGRWAGLAKTECGLHAS from the coding sequence ATGAGGCCTCACAGCGAAGCGGAGTTGCGTGAACTGGCCGCCAAGGGCGCGGCCGAGCTCGACGGCGCCAGTGCCACCGAGCTGCTGGAGTGGACGGATGCGAACTTCGGCGGGGTGAATGGGCTCGACGGTTCAGCAGGACCCGCCTCCTGCAATTACGTGGTGGCCTCCAACATGGCCGACGCGGTGCTGGTGGACCTGGCGGCCAAGGTCCGTGCGGGGGTTCCGGTGTTGTTCCTCGACACCGGCTACCACTTCGCCGAGACCATCGGTACCCGCGACGCGGTGGAGGCGATGTATGACATCGCGTTGGTCAACGTCACCCCGGAGCAGACCGTGGCGGAGCAGGACGCGACCCACGGCAAGGACCTGTTCGGATCCAATCCGGCGCTGTGCTGCCGACTGCGCAAGGTCGAGCCGTTGTCCCGCACCCTGCACAACTACTCGGCGTGGGTCACCGGGTTGCGTCGAGTGGAAGCGCCGACGCGCGCCAATGCACCGCTGATCAGCTTCGACGAGCAGTTCGGTCTGGTGAAGGTCAACCCGATCGCCGCATGGTCCGACGAGGAGTTCGACGCCTACATCGTTGCCAACAACGTGCTGGTCAACCCGCTGATCGACGAGGGTTACCCGTCGATCGGCTGCGCGCCGTGCACGATCAAGCCGGCGGCCGGCGCCGATCCACGCAGCGGACGCTGGGCCGGCCTGGCCAAGACCGAATGCGGGCTTCACGCCTCGTGA